A portion of the Cryptomeria japonica chromosome 5, Sugi_1.0, whole genome shotgun sequence genome contains these proteins:
- the LOC131037257 gene encoding probable phospholipase A2 homolog 2 — protein sequence MTVAPLLRYGKYCGIFYTGCPGEDPCDGLDKCCMTHDHCISNSNYVNVTCNQALLDCVEAYKNSGDGQFPGNRCDIGDVEKTIHIAIKAGVWIGDGIGDGPAVSPSDLP from the coding sequence ATGACAGTAGCACCACTCTTGAGATATGGGAAATACTGTGGAATATTTTACACTGGATGTCCAGGGGAAGATCCATGTGATGGGCTTGACAAGTGCTGTATGACTCACGATCACTGTATCAGCAACTCAAACTACGTCAACGTGACATGCAATCAGGCTCTGCTGGACTGTGTTGAAGCTTACAAAAATTCTGGAGATGGGCAGTTCCCAGGCAATAGATGCGACATAGGAGATGTGGAGAAGACCATTCATATTGCCATTAAAGCTGGTGTTTGGATTGGAGATGGTATTGGAGATGGGCCTGCTGTTTCTCCCTCTGATCTTCCCTAG